Sequence from the Castanea sativa cultivar Marrone di Chiusa Pesio chromosome 12, ASM4071231v1 genome:
TTCAGCTCAGCCATTGCTGAGATCATCAATGAGCTATGGCCTGGATTTGACATTCTAGCACTTACCACAACTGCTTTAGCATCAAGATTCAAGCCACCAAATTTGACAATTCAAACCATTCTAACACATAGGCTCTATAAAAGGGCATCAGACCCAGAAGCTAGAGACAAGCcctttgaaatttgaatctCATTACAAACTCTGTAAACTGCTAGTGCTATCATGGCTGAAGAAGTACTGCTGTTTAGTACGTGGTTCAGCATTTATGGGCGCAGAGTAGAGATGGCTTTGAAGCTGAAAGGAATAGAGTACAAATTCATTGAAGAAGATCTAACTAACAAGAGCCCTTCCCTCCTCAAATACAACCCAGTTCACAAAAAGGTTCCCGTGCTTGTACACAATGGAAAGCCTGTGGCCGAGTCACTTGTTATTCTCGAATACATTGATGAGACCTGGAAAAATCATCCCATCTTGCCCAAACATCCTTATGAGAGAGCCAATACACGATTCTGGGCCAAGTTCATAGACGAAAAGGTAAAATATAGGCTTCTTTCAATTCTAAATTTGTAATAATGTAATAAACAAacaatgtattttttatattggaCTAAAATTGTATTTgtgccaatatatatattttgtgtggTTGCTTTAATACTCCTCTCATGTGGGCCTAAGAggtgagttttttattttatttgatatagaAGGAATGGTGTAAACAGAGTTCAATCCCATGACTATTTGATTTGCATTGTTACTGAAATATATTACCAATTattctaaaagtttaaattattaaacaatgattaatttaattatttaaccactGTTCTAATAACGCGCCCAAAGGCTTTAATGATAAGCCATGTATTGACTGATTATctatttgtgtgtgtttgtgtttttttttttgtttaagcaCTCATCAGAGATGCAATTTTTTAACCTGGAAAAATAGACTGCAAGTCACGCTAAAGTTTgagttctctctctttctttttttagtgcTGGCCTGCAATACTTCAAGCTTGCTGGGGTAAAGATCAGAAAGAGCGCGAGAAGGCTGCGGAAGAGTTATCTAAGCTTCTacaatttctagaaaatgagcTCAAGGGAAAGAGGTTTTTTGGTGGAGAGACTATTGGACTGCTAGACATTGCTGGTAACACGATAGGCTACTGGCTTGGAGTTTTTGAAGAAGCTGCAGGGGTATCAGAGTTGTTGACAAGGGAGAAATTTCCCAAACTTTTCAATTGGGTTAATGAGTGGTTGAGTGTAAGTGCCATCAAGGAAAATCTACCTCCTAGAGACAAACATGTTGCCTTTATGCGCCTAAATGGGCAAGGGTTTTGGGATGATTATAATGCTTCCAAATAGATGACCACTTTGTCATCAATTGGCTTCTTATGTACTTTGTAATTTCTTGTGATTTGTCTGCAGACTGTAGTAGAAAGAGTTTGTTTGAGCCTTTGAGGGTTTGAGCCCTGTACTTGCTTACCCTGTTGCAGTTTTTCTATGAAGTTTTCTCCACTCTTGGTTGTTCtgtcaataaaaattattaaaagaagTACTATTAACTAGTCTTCAACAATCAAACTATTCTCTTTCTTAGTTGAATGAAATTAtccagtttaccaaaaaaaaatcaacatcgCATATTGAACTTTTCCCCAGCATCAATATTTCAtcagatttttttctttttgggtaaaaaGGATACTGCATTAAAAAGAACTAAACAACCAAGGTATTTACAGGGCCGCACCTGCTTAAGTACAAACCTGATAAATCAAAGGTGGATTTTCATATGTTTACAtttgttcaaaaataaaaataaaaatacaactatagttagaaaaaaaaatgttgaaagaaGTTACCGCTaaccaaatatataaaattaatcaatatatCTAAACTCTTAATACAAGAACGTATTAACTAGTTTAAACATCCTTAGAGAATCACCATCAGGtttgtcaaa
This genomic interval carries:
- the LOC142620032 gene encoding putative glutathione S-transferase, which produces MAEEVLLFSTWFSIYGRRVEMALKLKGIEYKFIEEDLTNKSPSLLKYNPVHKKVPVLVHNGKPVAESLVILEYIDETWKNHPILPKHPYERANTRFWAKFIDEKCWPAILQACWGKDQKEREKAAEELSKLLQFLENELKGKRFFGGETIGLLDIAGNTIGYWLGVFEEAAGVSELLTREKFPKLFNWVNEWLSVSAIKENLPPRDKHVAFMRLNGQGFWDDYNASK